Proteins from a genomic interval of Stenotrophomonas sp. 24(2023):
- the mltG gene encoding endolytic transglycosylase MltG has translation MAGAKRGCLFVVTLVAVLAAVVAGAGAWFYYKQVQFADSPITPSADSLVIDKGDGLNTVLRKLREAGVDEGQDAQWQLLARQIDAAGKLKVGEYALDASLTPRELLLRMRQGKVLQHRVTIIEGWNIRQLRAALKRAEPLVHTTDTLDDTALMQRLGFGGEHPEGRFLPETYIYQRGDTDLDVLKRAHAAMEKALAEAWDARAADLPINTPYELLTLASIIEKETALASERPQIAGVFMRRLKIGMRLQTDPTVIYGIGAAYDGNIRRRDLTTDTPYNTYTRAGLTPTPIAMPSRDALMAAAQPAPGDALYFVAVGDGSGAHVFSPSLDQHNAAVARYLQQLRQQRTKETPAQ, from the coding sequence ATGGCGGGAGCCAAGCGCGGGTGTCTGTTCGTGGTAACGCTGGTCGCGGTGCTGGCTGCGGTGGTGGCCGGTGCGGGCGCCTGGTTCTACTACAAGCAGGTGCAGTTCGCCGACAGCCCCATCACGCCCAGCGCGGACAGCCTGGTCATCGACAAGGGCGATGGCCTGAACACCGTGCTGCGCAAGCTGCGCGAGGCCGGCGTGGATGAGGGCCAGGATGCGCAATGGCAGCTGCTGGCGCGCCAGATCGACGCGGCCGGCAAGCTGAAGGTGGGCGAGTACGCCCTGGATGCCTCGCTGACCCCGCGCGAGCTGCTGCTGCGCATGCGCCAGGGCAAGGTGCTGCAGCACCGCGTGACGATCATCGAAGGCTGGAACATCCGCCAGCTGCGTGCCGCGCTCAAGCGTGCCGAGCCACTGGTGCACACCACCGATACCCTGGATGATACCGCGCTGATGCAGCGCCTGGGCTTCGGCGGCGAACACCCCGAAGGCCGCTTCCTGCCGGAAACCTACATCTACCAGCGCGGCGATACCGACCTGGACGTGCTCAAGCGCGCCCATGCGGCGATGGAGAAGGCATTGGCCGAAGCCTGGGATGCGCGCGCGGCGGACCTGCCGATCAACACGCCGTACGAACTGCTCACGCTGGCTTCGATCATCGAAAAGGAAACCGCGCTGGCCAGCGAACGCCCGCAGATTGCCGGGGTGTTCATGCGCCGCCTGAAGATCGGCATGCGCCTGCAGACCGACCCGACCGTGATCTATGGCATTGGTGCCGCGTATGACGGCAACATCCGCCGCCGCGACCTGACCACCGACACGCCCTACAACACCTACACCCGTGCCGGCCTGACGCCGACGCCGATCGCCATGCCCAGCCGTGATGCACTGATGGCGGCCGCGCAACCGGCACCGGGCGATGCGCTCTATTTCGTCGCCGTGGGCGATGGCAGCGGCGCGCACGTGTTTTCGCCCAGCCTGGACCAGCACAACGCCGCCGTAGCGCGCTACCTGCAGCAGCTGCGCCAGCAACGTACCAAGGAGACCCCGGCGCAATGA
- the tmk gene encoding dTMP kinase, which yields MSSALLRHPRLITLEGGEGAGKTTAINAARDYLRGLGHEVVLTREPGGTPLAERIRGLVLKPDEEIAAEPLSAEAELLLVFAARAQHVRRVIQPALQRGAFVLSDRFTDSSYAYQGGGRGLDAHWIADLERRAVGLLPGLTLLLDVDVAIGRARANGRDLWPDRIESEQDDFFQRVRAVFRERATQDPQRFAVIDASQAQPAVAAAVAAAVAQRLQQGGLA from the coding sequence ATGAGTTCCGCGCTGCTGCGACACCCGCGCTTGATCACCCTGGAAGGCGGCGAAGGTGCCGGCAAGACCACGGCCATCAATGCCGCGCGCGATTACCTGCGCGGGCTGGGCCACGAAGTGGTGCTGACCCGTGAGCCGGGCGGCACGCCGCTGGCCGAACGCATCCGTGGGCTGGTGCTGAAGCCCGACGAAGAGATCGCCGCCGAGCCGCTCAGCGCCGAGGCCGAACTGCTGCTGGTATTCGCTGCGCGCGCCCAGCACGTGCGCCGGGTGATCCAGCCGGCGCTGCAGCGTGGTGCCTTCGTGCTGAGCGACCGCTTCACCGATTCCAGCTATGCCTACCAGGGCGGTGGCCGCGGCCTGGATGCACACTGGATTGCCGACCTGGAGCGCCGTGCCGTGGGCCTGCTGCCGGGGTTGACCCTGCTGCTGGATGTGGACGTGGCCATCGGCCGCGCGCGCGCCAATGGCCGCGATCTGTGGCCGGATCGCATCGAAAGCGAACAGGACGATTTCTTCCAGCGCGTGCGCGCCGTGTTCCGCGAGCGTGCCACGCAGGACCCGCAACGGTTCGCCGTGATCGACGCCAGCCAGGCGCAGCCGGCGGTGGCCGCTGCCGTGGCCGCCGCCGTGGCGCAGCGCCTGCAGCAGGGAGGCCTGGCATGA
- a CDS encoding DNA polymerase III subunit delta' produces MSTFSPWQQRAFDQTLAALDAGRLGHGLLICGPAGLGKHAVAQALAEHVLSRGDAAHATRTRQLIAAGTHPDLQRVSFIPNKTGDKLRTEIVIEQVRDITNKLALTPQYGVAQVVIVDPADAINRSAANALLKTLEEPQPGRYLWLVSAEPARLPQTIRSRCQRLEFKLPPREEALAWLQQQGHSPADAGDALDAARGHPGLADNWLREDGLVLRREVGKELEQLAAGRTGAVELAQKWCGDDNAALRLRFAADLALAQASDALTAPERLHKLAAWFDAANRTRDLLRTTVRADLAVVELLLAWNKVNERQARG; encoded by the coding sequence ATGAGTACGTTTTCACCCTGGCAGCAGCGTGCATTCGACCAGACCCTGGCCGCGCTGGATGCCGGCCGTCTGGGCCATGGCCTGCTGATCTGCGGCCCGGCCGGGCTGGGCAAGCATGCGGTGGCGCAGGCATTGGCCGAGCACGTGCTGTCGCGCGGCGATGCGGCCCACGCGACGCGTACCCGTCAGCTGATCGCCGCCGGCACCCATCCGGACCTGCAGCGGGTCAGCTTCATTCCGAACAAGACCGGCGACAAGCTGCGTACCGAGATCGTGATCGAGCAGGTGCGCGACATCACCAACAAGCTGGCGCTGACCCCGCAGTACGGGGTAGCGCAGGTGGTGATCGTCGACCCGGCCGATGCCATCAACCGTTCCGCCGCCAACGCGCTGCTCAAGACCCTGGAAGAACCTCAGCCCGGCCGCTACCTGTGGCTGGTCAGCGCCGAGCCGGCGCGCCTGCCGCAGACCATCCGCAGCCGCTGCCAGCGCCTGGAATTCAAGCTGCCGCCGCGCGAGGAAGCCCTGGCCTGGCTGCAGCAGCAGGGCCACAGCCCGGCCGATGCCGGCGATGCGCTGGATGCCGCACGCGGCCATCCCGGCCTGGCCGACAACTGGCTGCGCGAGGATGGCCTGGTGCTGCGGCGTGAAGTGGGCAAGGAACTGGAACAGCTGGCCGCCGGGCGCACCGGTGCGGTGGAACTGGCGCAGAAGTGGTGCGGCGATGACAACGCCGCCCTGCGCCTGCGCTTTGCCGCCGACCTGGCACTGGCCCAGGCCAGTGATGCCTTGACCGCGCCGGAACGATTGCACAAGCTGGCGGCCTGGTTCGATGCCGCCAACCGGACCCGCGACCTGCTGCGCACCACCGTGCGTGCAGACCTTGCGGTGGTCGAGTTGCTGCTGGCCTGGAACAAGGTCAACGAGCGGCAAGCAAGGGGATGA
- a CDS encoding PilZ domain-containing protein, which yields MSASNARQGILSLAVKDKAALYSAYMPFVKNGGIFVPTPKRYFLGDEVFLLLTLPDSSERLPVAGKVIWVTPAGAQGNRTAGIGVQLPDGAEGENVRNKIETQLAGLTSSDKPTHTM from the coding sequence ATGAGTGCCAGTAACGCCCGCCAGGGCATCCTGTCCCTGGCTGTAAAGGACAAGGCCGCGCTGTACAGCGCGTACATGCCGTTCGTGAAGAATGGCGGCATCTTCGTGCCCACGCCCAAGCGCTATTTCCTGGGCGATGAGGTGTTCCTGCTGCTGACCCTGCCCGATTCCAGCGAGCGCCTGCCGGTGGCGGGCAAGGTGATCTGGGTGACCCCGGCCGGCGCGCAGGGCAACCGTACCGCCGGCATCGGCGTACAGCTGCCTGACGGTGCCGAGGGCGAGAACGTGCGCAACAAGATCGAGACCCAGCTGGCCGGCCTGACCAGTTCGGACAAGCCCACCCACACGATGTGA
- a CDS encoding DUF2158 domain-containing protein: MDLKAGDQVQLKSGGPVMTVSGFRGEQLWCEWFDAKGEHQSRGFLPIVLTLYTPPDLSDFSL; the protein is encoded by the coding sequence ATGGATTTGAAAGCTGGTGATCAGGTGCAGCTGAAGAGTGGCGGGCCAGTAATGACGGTCAGTGGTTTCCGCGGCGAACAGTTGTGGTGTGAGTGGTTTGATGCGAAAGGTGAGCACCAGTCGAGGGGCTTCCTGCCAATAGTTCTGACACTTTACACGCCCCCGGACCTGTCGGATTTCTCGTTGTAA